From Rhodoferax sp. AJA081-3, the proteins below share one genomic window:
- a CDS encoding head decoration protein produces MNVINEALNLGDLVKYEQDSLNYSRDVVTVEAGQNLPLGCIVGRVTATAKVKQLDPGAEDGSHFPVGILLGAVDATLIDREDALILARHGVVASKAVVWPVEISTDQQAAITAQLASLGILIRQSA; encoded by the coding sequence ATGAACGTCATCAATGAAGCCCTCAACCTGGGCGACCTCGTCAAGTACGAGCAAGACAGCCTCAACTACTCGCGCGATGTTGTGACGGTGGAGGCAGGCCAGAACCTACCACTGGGTTGCATCGTGGGCCGTGTGACAGCCACCGCCAAGGTCAAGCAACTCGACCCTGGAGCAGAGGATGGATCCCACTTTCCAGTGGGAATCCTGCTGGGTGCGGTGGATGCCACGCTCATCGACCGTGAAGACGCTTTGATCCTCGCCCGTCACGGCGTGGTCGCATCCAAAGCTGTCGTTTGGCCGGTGGAGATTTCCACCGATCAGCAGGCAGCCATCACCGCGCAGCTGGCGTCGCTTGGCATCTTGATTCGCCAATCCGCTTGA
- a CDS encoding S49 family peptidase, with protein MLLPHLASRLYGTPLLLARTKLDIILSVLGSRIDWPIQSELALPPPRASPSGQHMAATGIAVVPVHGSLVRRAIALDAASGLTSYGDIAAMLDAAAADPTVSGILLDIDSPGGEAGGVFELAQRIRAVDAIKPVWALACDSAFSAAYAIACAASRVFVTQTAGVGSIGVIAMHVDQSVRDAQEGYRFTAVSAGDFKNDLSPHEPIDKAALGRLQTEVDRLYGLFVDHVASMRGMQAKAIRDTQAGLFFGPDAVRSGFADSLASTEQVVSEFTTYLGARNVRGVASRVISAKALDVQSSASLVLQTNSKEIRMNPETANDPAIADPDDPTAEADQVRRKEAAPSDTTVKSPSPTPSVAPLAPLAPLTPTVNDVAISAAVHSAKAEAVAQAISIAELCQLAGQSNRIATFLTQGLSAAQVRQTLLASRAQSEEITSLIAPDAAPKSAGASGDTGALMAAVKKLTQKI; from the coding sequence ATGTTGTTGCCACACCTGGCGTCTCGTTTGTACGGGACGCCGCTTCTGCTTGCGCGTACCAAACTCGACATCATTCTCTCGGTTCTGGGTTCTCGTATTGACTGGCCCATTCAGTCAGAACTGGCCTTGCCGCCGCCCCGTGCATCCCCTTCAGGTCAACATATGGCTGCCACTGGCATTGCGGTTGTCCCTGTGCACGGCTCGCTGGTGCGCCGGGCTATTGCGCTTGATGCTGCTTCCGGGTTGACGTCCTACGGCGACATTGCTGCGATGCTTGATGCGGCTGCGGCCGACCCGACGGTGTCTGGCATCTTGCTGGACATCGATTCTCCAGGTGGCGAGGCAGGTGGCGTGTTTGAGCTGGCACAGCGTATTCGCGCCGTTGATGCCATCAAGCCGGTCTGGGCGCTGGCGTGTGACTCGGCGTTTTCTGCAGCCTACGCCATTGCCTGCGCAGCATCCCGGGTGTTTGTCACGCAGACAGCTGGTGTTGGCTCCATTGGTGTCATTGCCATGCATGTGGACCAGTCGGTGCGCGATGCCCAAGAGGGGTACCGCTTCACGGCGGTGTCTGCTGGTGACTTCAAGAACGATCTGTCCCCGCATGAGCCTATCGACAAAGCAGCACTTGGCCGACTGCAAACCGAAGTGGATCGGCTCTATGGCTTGTTTGTAGACCACGTGGCATCTATGCGCGGGATGCAAGCAAAGGCCATACGCGATACGCAGGCCGGTTTGTTCTTCGGACCTGACGCGGTTCGCTCTGGCTTTGCGGATTCGCTGGCCAGTACCGAGCAGGTCGTATCCGAGTTCACCACCTACCTTGGCGCAAGAAACGTGAGAGGTGTGGCCTCCCGCGTGATCAGTGCCAAAGCCCTGGACGTTCAGTCCAGCGCCTCCCTTGTCCTCCAAACCAACTCCAAGGAGATTCGTATGAATCCAGAAACAGCAAATGACCCGGCGATCGCCGACCCTGACGACCCAACCGCTGAAGCTGATCAGGTGCGGCGCAAAGAAGCTGCACCGTCCGACACGACCGTGAAGTCTCCCTCGCCAACACCATCAGTGGCACCGTTGGCTCCGTTAGCGCCATTGACACCCACGGTAAATGACGTCGCCATTTCCGCAGCCGTCCATTCAGCCAAGGCTGAGGCCGTTGCCCAGGCTATTTCAATTGCCGAGCTATGCCAACTTGCCGGGCAAAGCAATCGCATCGCCACGTTTCTCACCCAAGGTCTTTCGGCAGCTCAGGTGCGCCAGACCCTGCTGGCCAGCCGTGCACAGAGCGAAGAGATCACCTCACTCATCGCCCCCGACGCAGCACCTAAGAGCGCGGGCGCTTCAGGCGACACCGGTGCCTTGATGGCAGCGGTCAAGAAACTCACTCAAAAGATTTAA
- a CDS encoding DUF6441 family protein produces the protein MKISVRIDSALAQAQLRRWGGEYRDKVKKAVARAMRSEATEIKEAVRAQVASQMSVVKKSFLKGFNAKVLDQDPNRLPALYVGSRIPWSGMHERGGSISAKMLIPLHGRVGRKKFRAQIAELMRGGNAYFIKNAKGNIVLMAENIKEHDRPLAGFKRRYRKADGVKRLRRGADIPIAVLVPRVVLKKRLDIERLVARRIPRLAAQIGKQIQTMD, from the coding sequence ATGAAAATCTCCGTCCGTATCGATAGCGCCCTGGCGCAGGCGCAACTGCGCCGCTGGGGTGGGGAATACCGCGACAAGGTCAAAAAGGCGGTGGCACGCGCCATGCGTAGCGAAGCCACCGAGATCAAGGAGGCGGTTCGCGCCCAAGTGGCCTCCCAAATGTCGGTGGTCAAGAAATCCTTCCTCAAAGGCTTCAACGCCAAGGTGCTGGACCAGGACCCGAATCGCTTGCCTGCGTTGTATGTGGGCTCGAGGATTCCCTGGTCTGGCATGCACGAGCGTGGCGGATCCATCTCGGCCAAGATGCTGATTCCCTTGCATGGGCGGGTTGGGCGCAAGAAGTTCAGGGCGCAAATTGCTGAGCTCATGCGCGGTGGAAATGCGTATTTCATTAAAAATGCCAAGGGAAACATTGTGCTGATGGCCGAGAACATCAAAGAGCACGATCGTCCATTGGCCGGATTTAAGCGCCGTTACCGTAAAGCCGACGGTGTCAAACGTCTCAGACGTGGTGCGGACATTCCCATAGCCGTCCTTGTGCCCCGCGTAGTGCTCAAGAAGCGGCTCGACATCGAACGATTGGTCGCAAGGCGTATTCCCCGCTTGGCGGCTCAAATTGGCAAGCAAATCCAAACGATGGATTGA
- a CDS encoding phage head-tail joining protein, whose protein sequence is MAFTETQLQALESALAKGERRVTFGDKTVEYRSVEELRVAMRDVRRGLSEQATATGLWPGAPRQIRINTSKGT, encoded by the coding sequence ATGGCCTTTACAGAAACCCAACTCCAGGCATTAGAGAGCGCTCTTGCCAAAGGTGAACGCAGGGTGACCTTTGGTGACAAGACGGTGGAGTACCGCTCGGTGGAAGAACTGCGCGTGGCCATGCGTGACGTCCGTCGTGGGCTTTCGGAGCAGGCTACGGCCACGGGTCTGTGGCCCGGTGCCCCACGCCAGATCCGTATCAACACGTCTAAAGGCACCTGA
- a CDS encoding tape measure protein: protein MATNRISVLVALEGADDGLKRALNSAQQSLGDLATNAKTAGQKAAAGLAEVKAGMSAFGDQVNSAKTQLLAFLSINWAAGKVQEIVQIADAWNMMSARLKLATIGHNEFATAQKALFDIAQRIGVPIQETTTLYGKLQQAVRMLGGEQKDALTITESISQALRLSGASATEAQSSLLQFGQALASGVLRGEEFNSVVENSPRLAQALADGLNVPIGRLRKLAEEGRLTADVVVNALLSQKDKLAAEYTQLPQTVSQAFQRLQNAFGQWVAQVDASTGITKKLADAMTWLATNLQTVMQWLKTIAEVGLSVLIYRLIPALITAWQTAGAAAVTAATATSAAWATANLSVTAAVQSLGLLKTAFAVLGAFVVGWEIGTWLSEKFEIVRKAGIFMVEILVKAIEQLQYRWEAFAAIFTNDTIDAATKRHEARLAEMNQIFAAMYADAIKGSDAAKGAMTTVANTAEEIARRLEAVRQGTQEAVGRGVEAVHAAVEKLKSRLGEVEQAVSKANGVVTDATAKMAEAYKGLTGVVEANLQKQVDAIKARYQQEQTALDLSKASEATQIAKSTQLLTDALTQQTTLRRQATTDTLKLIDEESAARIAAAARQGLTEAERSANVTRVENEILATKRQTMTQAAAEYTAHINALNAEANRHLAEIQRIEEAKRQLTMTTEERIRDIRRQGMTEFEATEDRKRQVVELQTKAREALANGEFEQARQFAQKAMDLAAQVASTQTSEAKKAEEAKKQSESAHSQVVALEAQAREASRKQEYATAENLMRQAEQLRAELAQKTKESDAAITQGKEGVNRSIQDIRESEEILNKTLDAQAQAHQKAAQAAVSAREQVKQTLSDTEAQIDQITNKLKEGLKITLDADTSRFDKAIADLDKALAEKERLLPIKADLEQAQKQLQDFEQLLKEGKTLPVGADVTQAKQALDKLTAYAKENSLLELRVTTENAQASITNVEGMIKALDRIRTESQHSVSTNADAAKGQIQSLNGMNTSSTHTIYVTKVETNATGGLAGAGIGRFADGGSVSSPLGAAFTRMSGGSVPGSGDQDTVPRTLEAGAFVLRKAAVRKYGSNILSKLANGVARFATGGSVTPTGPAPIKHNRDAFEAQKMIELGLQGMREYTSWLRGHYGASLSIDMEWQTMKYYGQQAATDRQTLESLPKRAQLTANEKQKLDAIKQTWRNAMAQPLVYGKDLERDLMDYMEQHQGEFFRGGGIAKSDSVPAMLTPGEYVVNRTAVSKFGAGFFESLNNLSMPAQTLAKGVQGFATGGLVSGAMARGGIDRPVLDAATGPTRTVRVELAANGRKVNAQIDERDEGRLLQLLQSAQMRAA from the coding sequence ATGGCCACCAACCGCATTTCCGTTCTTGTTGCCCTCGAAGGCGCTGATGACGGGCTCAAACGCGCCTTGAATTCAGCCCAGCAGAGCCTGGGTGATCTGGCCACAAATGCCAAGACCGCCGGACAGAAGGCCGCAGCCGGTCTGGCTGAGGTCAAAGCCGGGATGTCCGCGTTCGGCGACCAAGTCAATTCAGCCAAGACTCAACTGCTGGCCTTTCTGTCCATCAACTGGGCGGCAGGCAAGGTGCAAGAGATCGTCCAGATCGCCGATGCGTGGAACATGATGTCGGCCAGGTTGAAGCTGGCAACGATTGGTCACAATGAATTCGCCACGGCACAAAAGGCACTGTTCGACATTGCCCAGCGCATAGGTGTGCCCATTCAGGAGACCACCACCCTGTACGGCAAGTTGCAGCAAGCGGTGCGCATGTTGGGTGGTGAGCAAAAGGATGCGCTAACCATTACCGAGAGCATCTCGCAGGCCCTGCGGCTCTCCGGTGCGTCGGCCACAGAAGCCCAGTCCTCGCTCCTGCAGTTTGGTCAGGCCCTGGCCTCTGGCGTGCTGCGCGGCGAAGAATTCAACTCCGTTGTCGAAAACAGCCCTCGCTTGGCGCAGGCCCTGGCCGACGGTTTGAATGTGCCCATTGGTCGCCTGCGCAAACTCGCCGAAGAGGGGCGACTGACCGCTGACGTGGTGGTAAATGCACTCCTGTCGCAAAAGGACAAGCTGGCAGCTGAGTACACCCAATTGCCCCAAACGGTAAGCCAAGCCTTTCAGCGTCTGCAAAACGCCTTCGGCCAGTGGGTTGCCCAAGTCGATGCGTCAACCGGCATCACCAAGAAGCTGGCAGACGCGATGACGTGGCTTGCCACCAATTTGCAAACAGTGATGCAGTGGCTGAAAACCATCGCTGAAGTGGGCTTGTCGGTCCTGATTTACCGATTGATTCCGGCGCTCATCACCGCGTGGCAAACCGCAGGCGCAGCAGCCGTGACGGCAGCCACCGCCACCTCGGCAGCCTGGGCCACAGCGAATCTGTCGGTCACAGCCGCCGTGCAAAGTTTGGGTTTACTCAAAACTGCCTTCGCTGTGCTTGGAGCCTTTGTGGTGGGCTGGGAGATTGGCACCTGGTTGTCCGAGAAATTTGAGATCGTCCGCAAGGCAGGCATCTTCATGGTCGAGATCCTGGTCAAGGCCATTGAGCAATTGCAGTACCGCTGGGAGGCGTTTGCAGCCATCTTCACCAACGACACGATCGATGCTGCCACCAAGCGCCACGAGGCGCGTTTGGCAGAGATGAATCAGATCTTTGCTGCGATGTATGCCGATGCCATCAAGGGCTCTGACGCCGCCAAGGGAGCGATGACCACGGTGGCCAACACGGCAGAGGAAATTGCTCGGCGACTTGAAGCTGTCCGCCAAGGTACTCAGGAAGCCGTCGGACGTGGTGTTGAAGCGGTCCATGCAGCGGTCGAAAAACTCAAATCGCGTTTGGGTGAAGTCGAGCAGGCGGTATCCAAAGCCAACGGGGTCGTTACAGATGCGACCGCCAAAATGGCCGAGGCCTACAAGGGACTCACCGGCGTGGTGGAGGCTAACCTCCAAAAGCAGGTGGATGCCATCAAGGCAAGATACCAGCAAGAGCAAACCGCACTGGATTTGTCCAAGGCATCTGAGGCGACCCAGATCGCCAAATCAACCCAGTTGTTGACCGATGCACTGACCCAGCAGACCACGCTGCGCCGCCAGGCCACCACGGACACACTCAAACTCATTGATGAGGAGTCTGCGGCCCGCATTGCGGCGGCGGCCCGTCAGGGTTTGACCGAGGCGGAGCGCAGCGCCAACGTCACCCGGGTAGAAAACGAGATTCTGGCCACCAAGCGCCAGACCATGACGCAGGCGGCCGCCGAGTACACGGCGCACATCAACGCTTTGAACGCCGAGGCCAACCGGCACTTGGCGGAAATCCAGCGCATCGAAGAGGCCAAACGCCAACTCACCATGACGACGGAGGAGCGCATTCGCGATATCCGTCGCCAGGGTATGACCGAGTTTGAGGCTACCGAAGACCGCAAACGTCAGGTCGTTGAGTTGCAAACCAAGGCGCGTGAGGCGCTGGCCAACGGTGAGTTTGAGCAGGCACGCCAATTCGCGCAAAAAGCCATGGACTTGGCTGCCCAGGTGGCCAGTACCCAGACCTCGGAGGCCAAGAAGGCGGAAGAAGCCAAGAAACAGTCCGAAAGTGCCCACTCCCAAGTTGTAGCCTTGGAAGCGCAGGCGCGCGAGGCCTCCCGCAAGCAGGAGTACGCCACCGCTGAAAACCTCATGCGCCAGGCCGAGCAGTTGCGCGCTGAACTGGCGCAAAAGACCAAAGAGTCAGATGCTGCCATCACCCAGGGCAAAGAAGGTGTTAACCGGTCCATCCAAGACATCCGTGAGTCCGAGGAAATCCTAAACAAAACTCTGGATGCACAAGCCCAGGCCCATCAAAAGGCAGCCCAGGCAGCGGTGTCCGCTCGTGAGCAGGTCAAGCAGACTTTGAGCGATACCGAAGCGCAGATTGACCAGATCACCAACAAGCTCAAAGAGGGTCTGAAGATCACGCTGGACGCCGATACCAGCCGTTTCGATAAGGCGATCGCTGACTTGGACAAGGCTCTGGCCGAGAAGGAGCGACTCCTTCCTATCAAAGCCGATCTGGAGCAGGCGCAAAAGCAGTTGCAGGATTTCGAGCAGTTACTCAAGGAAGGCAAAACCCTGCCAGTGGGAGCGGACGTGACCCAGGCCAAACAGGCCTTGGACAAGCTGACTGCTTATGCTAAAGAAAACTCGTTGCTGGAGTTGCGGGTCACTACTGAAAATGCCCAGGCATCCATCACCAACGTGGAGGGAATGATCAAAGCGCTGGACCGTATTCGCACGGAGTCCCAACACAGCGTGAGCACCAATGCAGACGCTGCAAAAGGACAGATTCAGAGCCTCAACGGCATGAATACGTCCAGCACCCACACGATCTATGTGACCAAGGTTGAAACCAATGCTACGGGCGGACTGGCGGGTGCGGGAATCGGCCGCTTTGCCGATGGTGGTTCCGTTTCTTCACCACTTGGCGCAGCGTTTACCCGCATGAGTGGTGGATCGGTGCCCGGCTCGGGAGACCAAGACACGGTGCCACGCACGCTGGAGGCAGGCGCTTTTGTGTTGCGCAAGGCGGCAGTGCGTAAATACGGCAGCAATATCCTGTCAAAACTTGCCAATGGTGTTGCACGGTTTGCCACGGGCGGTTCGGTGACACCCACGGGGCCCGCCCCCATCAAGCACAACCGTGATGCGTTCGAGGCGCAAAAGATGATTGAGCTGGGCTTGCAAGGCATGCGCGAGTACACCTCGTGGCTCAGAGGCCACTATGGGGCGTCGCTGAGTATCGACATGGAGTGGCAAACCATGAAGTATTACGGCCAGCAGGCTGCAACCGACCGCCAGACGCTCGAATCGCTGCCCAAACGGGCGCAGCTCACTGCGAATGAAAAGCAAAAACTGGACGCGATCAAACAGACCTGGCGCAACGCGATGGCGCAGCCGCTGGTGTACGGCAAGGATCTGGAGCGCGACCTGATGGACTACATGGAGCAACACCAGGGTGAGTTTTTTCGGGGCGGTGGGATAGCCAAGTCCGACAGTGTTCCTGCGATGCTGACCCCCGGCGAGTATGTTGTCAATCGAACAGCGGTATCCAAATTTGGCGCTGGCTTCTTTGAGTCACTGAACAACCTCTCCATGCCTGCACAGACACTGGCCAAGGGGGTTCAGGGATTCGCTACAGGTGGTTTGGTCAGCGGCGCTATGGCCAGAGGCGGCATTGATCGGCCAGTGCTCGACGCAGCAACCGGCCCCACGCGCACGGTGCGGGTGGAGCTTGCCGCCAATGGGCGCAAGGTGAACGCCCAGATCGACGAGCGTGACGAAGGTCGCTTGTTGCAGTTGCTGCAAAGCGCCCAAATGCGGGCGGCATGA
- a CDS encoding plasmid pRiA4b ORF-3 family protein codes for MATTAPKKPHRSSQSSPTRYTLLVELEETSPTIWRRIHIDGRARLDAFHHVLQAAMGWSNSHLHEFEIRERKYGTPDPEFLDEDHPVLIEKKFRLNQVLGEGDTCTYLYDFGDSWAHRITVESIEDLDEKRAQSRTVWIEAGARACPPEDAGGVGQYQDFLESLENDPYGEETKATREWAGLDFDPERFDRQAANNAIGRLLWNGWIKIGA; via the coding sequence ATGGCCACCACAGCACCCAAGAAGCCTCACCGCAGCAGTCAGTCGTCACCGACCCGCTACACGCTCCTGGTCGAACTGGAAGAAACCAGTCCCACCATCTGGCGGCGCATCCACATTGATGGCCGTGCACGACTGGATGCGTTTCACCACGTTTTGCAGGCAGCAATGGGCTGGTCCAACTCGCATTTGCACGAGTTCGAGATCCGGGAGCGCAAGTACGGCACCCCTGACCCGGAATTCCTGGATGAGGACCATCCCGTCTTGATCGAGAAAAAGTTCCGACTCAACCAAGTCCTCGGCGAAGGTGACACCTGCACCTACCTGTATGACTTTGGGGACAGCTGGGCTCACCGCATCACGGTCGAATCCATCGAAGACCTGGACGAGAAGAGAGCCCAATCCCGCACTGTCTGGATTGAAGCCGGAGCCAGGGCCTGTCCACCCGAAGACGCCGGTGGCGTGGGGCAATACCAAGACTTCCTGGAGTCTCTGGAAAACGACCCCTACGGTGAAGAAACCAAAGCGACCCGGGAATGGGCCGGACTGGACTTTGATCCTGAACGCTTTGATCGCCAAGCTGCCAACAACGCCATCGGCCGGCTGCTTTGGAACGGCTGGATCAAAATCGGCGCATGA
- a CDS encoding phage portal protein, whose product MGWFKSIRKRLLASTPTYDGVGGGRRALSWSVGNPGAVAAMLFNQNELRAKSRDLVRRNAWANSALESYVANAIGTGIKPQSMLANAQQREAVQALWRNWTVEADAAGLTDFYGLQAMACRAMLEGGEALIRLRYRRPDDVLSVALQIQVLEPEHLPVQMNITAENGNLIRAGIEFDRLGRRVAYHLYRSHPEDGLLAPMSGDGGLSTVRVDAAEIIHLFRPLRPGQIRGEPWLARALVKLNELDQYDDAELVRKKTAAMFAGFVTRLSPEDSLMGEGNADSNGVALAGLEPGTMQILEPGEDIKFSQPADVGGSYSEFLRMQFRAVAAAMGVTYEQLTGDLTQVNYSSIRAGLLEFRRRVESLQHGVIVHQLCRPIWAAWMDQAVIEGALTLPGYGSAQPKRREYQACKWIPQGWQWVDPLKEADAMKAAIRSGLMSRSEAISANGYDAEDVDREIAADNARADDLGLVFDSDPRHELTKSPSAAPEEVQMPHPESPSQGR is encoded by the coding sequence ATGGGCTGGTTTAAATCTATTCGCAAGAGGCTGCTGGCCTCCACGCCCACCTACGACGGAGTGGGTGGCGGCAGGCGCGCACTGTCTTGGTCGGTGGGCAATCCCGGCGCGGTTGCAGCCATGTTGTTCAACCAGAATGAATTGCGTGCAAAGAGCCGCGATCTGGTGCGCCGCAACGCGTGGGCCAACTCTGCGCTGGAGTCCTATGTGGCCAATGCCATCGGAACGGGTATCAAGCCCCAGTCGATGCTGGCCAATGCGCAGCAACGCGAGGCAGTCCAGGCGCTCTGGCGCAACTGGACCGTGGAAGCTGATGCAGCTGGACTCACCGACTTTTATGGACTGCAGGCGATGGCATGCCGCGCCATGCTCGAAGGTGGCGAGGCACTGATTCGCCTTCGCTACCGCAGGCCTGACGATGTCCTGAGTGTTGCACTGCAGATCCAGGTTCTGGAACCTGAGCATCTACCCGTTCAGATGAACATCACCGCAGAAAACGGCAACCTGATTCGCGCAGGCATTGAGTTTGATCGGCTGGGGCGGCGGGTGGCGTACCACCTGTATCGCTCTCACCCGGAGGACGGATTGCTTGCGCCCATGTCGGGCGATGGTGGTTTGAGCACCGTGCGGGTGGATGCCGCAGAAATCATTCACCTGTTCCGGCCGCTTCGGCCGGGTCAGATCCGGGGAGAACCCTGGCTGGCGCGTGCGCTGGTCAAACTGAACGAACTGGACCAGTACGACGACGCTGAACTGGTGCGCAAGAAAACTGCCGCCATGTTCGCGGGCTTTGTGACCCGTCTGTCGCCCGAGGACAGCCTGATGGGCGAAGGCAATGCCGATTCCAATGGAGTCGCGCTGGCAGGTTTGGAGCCCGGCACTATGCAAATCCTGGAGCCAGGCGAAGACATCAAATTTTCTCAGCCTGCGGACGTGGGTGGTTCGTATTCCGAATTCTTGCGTATGCAGTTTCGCGCGGTGGCCGCTGCCATGGGTGTCACCTATGAACAACTCACGGGCGACCTGACGCAGGTCAACTACTCATCCATTCGGGCCGGGCTCCTGGAGTTTCGACGCCGCGTGGAATCCTTGCAGCACGGCGTCATCGTGCATCAACTGTGCCGACCGATTTGGGCGGCATGGATGGACCAAGCGGTTATCGAAGGCGCGCTGACGCTGCCGGGATACGGTTCTGCACAACCAAAACGCCGCGAGTACCAGGCTTGCAAGTGGATTCCACAGGGCTGGCAATGGGTGGATCCGCTCAAAGAGGCCGATGCCATGAAGGCCGCCATTCGTTCCGGACTCATGAGCCGCTCGGAGGCCATATCCGCCAACGGCTACGACGCAGAAGACGTGGACCGGGAAATTGCTGCCGACAACGCTCGCGCCGATGACCTTGGGCTGGTCTTTGATTCCGACCCCCGGCACGAATTGACCAAGTCCCCCTCAGCTGCCCCCGAAGAGGTGCAGATGCCGCATCCCGAATCGCCTTCACAAGGACGCTGA
- a CDS encoding major capsid protein: MNNPFNTPAFSMAALTAAINIIPNRYGRMEALNLFPVKPVRTRQVIVEEQNGVLNLLPTMPPGSPGTVGTRGKRKVRSFVIPHIPHDDVVLPEEVQGIRAFGSETEMESVAGVMARHLETMRNKHAITLEHLRMGALKGVILDADGSVIYDLYDEFGISPATVPFDLGNANTNVKTKCAEVLRHLEDNLKGEFMTGIHVLCSPEFFDALTGHAKVEKAYTYWQQGAVLINDMRAGFTFGGITFEEYRGQATDFSGVSRRFIAAGEAHAFPLGTIDTFSTYFAPADFNETANTLGQVLYAKQQPRKFERGTDLHTQANPLPMCHRPGVLVKLTVA; this comes from the coding sequence ATGAACAATCCATTCAACACCCCCGCGTTTTCGATGGCCGCACTCACTGCTGCCATCAACATCATCCCCAACCGTTACGGTCGCATGGAGGCCTTGAACCTTTTTCCAGTCAAGCCAGTACGCACCCGCCAGGTCATCGTGGAAGAGCAAAACGGTGTCCTGAACCTGCTGCCCACCATGCCTCCGGGCTCGCCCGGAACCGTGGGAACACGTGGCAAGCGCAAGGTGCGCTCCTTTGTGATTCCCCATATTCCCCATGACGATGTGGTCTTGCCGGAAGAAGTCCAGGGCATCCGGGCCTTCGGCTCTGAGACCGAGATGGAGAGCGTCGCAGGCGTTATGGCCCGCCACCTGGAGACCATGCGCAACAAGCACGCCATCACCCTCGAACATCTGCGCATGGGCGCCCTCAAGGGTGTGATCCTGGACGCTGACGGCTCGGTGATCTACGACCTGTACGACGAGTTTGGCATCTCGCCTGCGACCGTGCCTTTTGATCTGGGTAACGCCAATACCAACGTCAAGACCAAGTGCGCCGAGGTGCTACGCCATCTGGAGGACAACCTCAAAGGTGAATTCATGACTGGAATTCACGTGCTGTGCTCGCCTGAGTTTTTTGACGCGCTCACAGGGCACGCCAAGGTCGAGAAGGCTTACACCTATTGGCAGCAAGGCGCTGTGCTCATCAACGACATGCGCGCAGGCTTCACCTTTGGGGGTATCACCTTCGAGGAATACCGTGGTCAGGCAACCGACTTCAGCGGTGTATCGCGGCGCTTCATTGCCGCTGGTGAGGCGCACGCATTCCCCTTGGGCACGATTGACACCTTCAGCACCTACTTTGCACCGGCGGACTTTAACGAGACCGCCAACACGCTGGGGCAGGTTCTGTATGCCAAGCAGCAGCCGCGCAAGTTCGAGCGTGGTACGGATCTGCACACGCAGGCCAATCCGCTGCCCATGTGCCACCGTCCGGGCGTGTTGGTCAAGCTGACCGTGGCGTAA